The Enterobacter asburiae genome window below encodes:
- the dusA gene encoding tRNA dihydrouridine(20/20a) synthase DusA: MSSELQTAFPAHRFSIAPMLDWTDRHCRYFLRQLSRHTLLYTEMVTTGAIIHGKGDYLAYSEEEHPVALQLGGSDPAALAQCAKLAEERGYDEINLNVGCPSDRVQNGMFGACLMGNAQLVADCIKAMRDVVSIPVTVKTRIGIDDQDSYEFLCDFINTVSGKGECEMFIIHARKAWLSGLSPKENREIPPLDYPRVYQLKRDFPHLTMSINGGIKSLEEAKAHLAHMDGVMVGREAYQNPGILATVDREIFGIEGADTDPVAVVRAMYPYIERELSNGTYLGHITRHMLGLFQGVPGARQWRRYLSENAHKAGADIEVLEHALRLVADKR; the protein is encoded by the coding sequence ATGTCGTCAGAATTACAGACCGCTTTCCCTGCACACCGTTTCTCCATTGCGCCGATGCTCGACTGGACGGACAGACACTGCCGCTATTTCCTGCGCCAGCTCTCCCGCCATACGCTGCTGTACACCGAAATGGTGACCACGGGCGCAATCATTCACGGGAAGGGCGACTATCTGGCCTATAGCGAAGAAGAGCATCCGGTTGCCCTGCAGCTGGGCGGCAGCGATCCGGCCGCGCTGGCGCAGTGCGCGAAGCTGGCAGAAGAACGCGGCTACGACGAGATCAACCTGAACGTTGGCTGCCCGTCCGACCGCGTGCAAAACGGCATGTTTGGCGCCTGTCTGATGGGGAATGCACAGCTGGTAGCGGACTGTATCAAGGCGATGCGCGATGTGGTCTCCATTCCGGTTACGGTTAAAACCCGTATCGGCATTGACGACCAGGACAGCTACGAATTCCTGTGCGACTTCATCAACACGGTATCCGGGAAAGGCGAGTGCGAGATGTTCATCATCCACGCGCGAAAAGCCTGGCTCTCCGGCCTCAGCCCGAAAGAGAACCGTGAGATCCCGCCGCTGGACTATCCGCGCGTGTATCAACTGAAGCGTGATTTCCCGCACCTGACGATGTCCATCAACGGCGGCATCAAGTCGCTGGAAGAGGCCAAAGCGCATCTGGCGCATATGGATGGTGTGATGGTCGGCCGCGAGGCGTATCAGAACCCGGGCATTCTGGCGACGGTCGATCGCGAAATCTTTGGTATCGAAGGCGCGGACACCGATCCGGTTGCCGTCGTGCGTGCGATGTACCCTTACATTGAGCGCGAGTTGAGCAATGGCACGTATCTCGGCCATATCACCCGCCATATGCTTGGTCTGTTCCAGGGGGTTCCGGGCGCGCGTCAGTGGCGCCGCTACCTGAGCGAGAATGCGCATAAAGCCGGAGCCGATATTGAGGTGCTGGAACATGCGCTGCGACTGGTGGCAGACAAGCGATAA
- a CDS encoding response regulator transcription factor, with protein sequence MIDELPIFIHGMKTELERVMPECTVFAANNFEDAHAILTSMPVSIILLDGEMKCRDFITNLMTNWPELPIVVMLRKTTDKIFNFYIRQSIKGIFTKDLPAEKISQILCMVSSGVVCFPEQAVVQREQPTGGLPIYSLSRRQKEVLKLLANGGTNKQISRQLNISAGTVKVHLESIFHRLQVNNRTQAAMLYFKYMSN encoded by the coding sequence ATGATCGATGAATTACCGATCTTCATTCACGGTATGAAAACAGAGCTGGAACGCGTAATGCCGGAATGCACTGTTTTTGCAGCGAACAATTTTGAAGATGCACACGCAATTTTAACCTCTATGCCGGTCAGCATTATTTTGCTGGATGGTGAAATGAAGTGCCGTGATTTTATCACTAATTTGATGACAAACTGGCCTGAGCTACCGATCGTGGTGATGTTACGAAAAACGACGGATAAGATATTCAACTTCTACATCCGACAAAGCATTAAGGGCATTTTTACCAAGGATCTCCCCGCCGAGAAAATCAGCCAGATACTTTGCATGGTCTCCTCGGGGGTGGTCTGTTTTCCGGAGCAAGCCGTGGTCCAGCGAGAACAACCCACTGGCGGTTTGCCGATCTACTCCCTGAGTCGTCGGCAGAAGGAAGTTCTTAAGCTGCTGGCGAATGGAGGAACAAATAAGCAGATCAGCCGGCAATTGAATATCAGTGCAGGTACGGTCAAAGTACATCTTGAATCCATCTTTCACCGATTACAGGTCAACAATCGGACACAGGCCGCAATGCTCTATTTTAAATATATGTCTAATTAG
- a CDS encoding conjugal transfer protein TraF yields the protein MKKNFKFSVVSIAVSLFMANQAGAANTWTESRSDAMGGTGVAAGSYGSGALINPALLAKAKPDDDVTVILPSVGVQVTDEDNLQDEIDTINDKINHYKDVVDDLTPRDIITNPLGSINQFQGAAKDLADELDYLKGKTARATAGAGLAVSIPNDVLSVAFMAKGYAHGRVSSSIDQQDIDYLRGIQQSKVVAAGVALDAALNGTDQITKNLNSTASGRAAIVSDYGVAVARQFDLGGVPVSVGVTPKLQKTWVYNYTTSIYDYDSNKWNDSRYRTDDTGFNVDAGIAADFGEHWTVGVSGQNLMSRDIDTKDIRIRNGRTGEVVSYKDTYQIRPLVTAGAAWHNDQVTLTADGDLTETKGFKSEDTSQYVGVGAEVTPLSWLAVRAGYRADVKGNDSNVFTGGVGFAPFSTVHVDLMGLYGEDETWGAGAQLSMTF from the coding sequence GTGAAAAAAAATTTTAAATTTTCGGTGGTTAGTATCGCTGTTTCCTTGTTTATGGCAAATCAGGCGGGAGCAGCCAATACCTGGACAGAATCACGGAGTGACGCAATGGGTGGTACCGGCGTTGCGGCTGGGAGCTATGGTAGCGGGGCGTTAATCAACCCCGCGTTGCTGGCAAAGGCAAAACCGGACGATGATGTGACGGTCATTTTGCCGTCCGTTGGCGTACAGGTGACGGATGAGGACAATCTTCAGGACGAGATAGATACCATCAACGACAAAATCAATCACTATAAGGATGTGGTTGACGACCTCACCCCAAGAGACATTATCACCAATCCGTTAGGTTCCATTAATCAGTTCCAGGGCGCGGCCAAAGATCTGGCCGATGAGCTGGACTATCTCAAGGGTAAAACCGCACGCGCGACGGCAGGTGCAGGGCTTGCCGTGAGTATCCCTAACGATGTGCTTTCCGTGGCCTTTATGGCGAAAGGCTATGCCCATGGCCGGGTAAGCTCGTCTATCGATCAGCAAGATATTGATTATCTGCGCGGTATTCAACAAAGCAAAGTGGTGGCTGCCGGTGTTGCCCTGGACGCTGCGCTGAACGGCACGGATCAGATCACTAAAAATCTCAACTCAACGGCGTCTGGCCGGGCAGCGATTGTGTCCGACTATGGTGTTGCCGTTGCCCGTCAGTTTGACCTCGGCGGCGTCCCGGTTTCCGTAGGGGTTACGCCAAAGCTGCAAAAAACCTGGGTCTATAACTACACCACATCAATCTACGATTACGACAGTAACAAGTGGAATGACAGCCGCTATCGCACGGACGACACGGGCTTTAACGTTGATGCCGGTATTGCGGCTGATTTCGGCGAACACTGGACCGTTGGCGTGAGCGGCCAAAACCTGATGTCGCGCGACATCGACACCAAAGATATCCGTATCCGCAACGGCCGTACGGGAGAAGTGGTGAGCTATAAAGACACCTACCAGATCCGTCCGCTGGTGACCGCCGGTGCCGCCTGGCACAACGACCAGGTAACGCTGACCGCTGATGGCGATCTGACCGAAACCAAAGGCTTCAAGAGCGAAGATACCTCGCAGTACGTTGGCGTCGGTGCCGAGGTTACGCCGCTCAGCTGGCTGGCGGTGCGTGCGGGTTATCGCGCGGACGTGAAGGGTAACGACAGCAATGTCTTTACCGGCGGTGTCGGCTTCGCGCCGTTCAGTACCGTTCATGTTGACCTGATGGGCCTGTACGGCGAGGACGAAACCTGGGGCGCCGGGGCTCAGCTGAGCATGACGTTCTAA
- a CDS encoding ribonuclease domain-containing protein, translated as MKPLSIVKMAVLSVSLFTVLQATAAMPTCEEEIKEANAFLSSQGMVPVNNVTDLATTLRHIKNFGRLPDRYITSDEAKRLGWSGSENESLWGVKLTNQKWIGGDKYSDRALPSSQPWLSADVDVVKGYRSPKRLIYSLSGQQRFITTDKYQHIVELDPCQ; from the coding sequence ATGAAACCACTATCCATAGTGAAAATGGCCGTACTGTCTGTTTCGTTATTCACCGTGTTACAGGCAACCGCCGCCATGCCAACCTGCGAAGAGGAAATAAAGGAAGCCAACGCCTTTTTATCTTCTCAGGGTATGGTGCCCGTCAATAACGTGACCGATCTGGCGACAACGCTTCGTCATATAAAAAACTTTGGACGCCTGCCCGACCGCTATATCACCTCGGATGAGGCCAAACGCCTCGGCTGGTCGGGTAGTGAAAACGAATCGCTTTGGGGAGTGAAACTCACCAATCAAAAATGGATCGGTGGCGATAAATACAGCGATCGCGCTCTTCCTTCCAGTCAGCCCTGGCTTAGCGCGGATGTCGATGTCGTGAAGGGATATCGCTCTCCCAAGCGTTTGATTTACAGCCTGTCAGGGCAACAGCGCTTTATTACGACCGATAAGTATCAGCATATTGTTGAGCTGGACCCCTGCCAATAA
- the alr gene encoding alanine racemase: MQAATVVINRRALRHNLQRLRELAPASKLVAVVKANAYGHGLLETARTLPDADAFGVARLEEALRLRAGGITQPILLLEGFFEASDLPTIADQHLHTAVHNEEQLTALETAELSEPVTVWMKLDTGMHRLGVRPESAEAFYQRLCRCKNVRQPVNIVSHFARADEPECGATERQLDIFNTFCEGKPGMRSIAASGGILLWPQSHFDWARPGIILYGVSPLENKPWGPDFGFQPVMSLVSNLIAVRDHKAGEPVGYGGTWTSERDTRLGVVAMGYGDGYPRAAPSGTPVLVNGREVKIVGRVAMDMICVDLGPEAQDKPGDDVVMWGEGLPVERIAEITKVSAYELITRLTSRVAMKYID, translated from the coding sequence ATGCAAGCGGCAACTGTTGTTATTAACCGCCGCGCTCTGCGACACAACCTGCAACGTCTGCGTGAACTGGCGCCCGCCAGCAAGCTCGTTGCAGTCGTGAAAGCGAACGCTTACGGACACGGTCTTCTTGAGACCGCGCGAACGCTCCCCGATGCCGATGCCTTTGGCGTCGCCCGTCTTGAAGAAGCCCTCCGCCTGCGCGCGGGTGGCATTACTCAACCCATACTGCTCCTCGAAGGCTTTTTCGAAGCCAGCGATCTACCGACCATTGCTGACCAACATCTGCACACGGCGGTACATAACGAAGAACAGCTAACCGCACTCGAAACCGCCGAACTGAGCGAGCCGGTGACCGTCTGGATGAAGCTCGACACGGGCATGCACCGTCTGGGCGTGCGTCCGGAAAGCGCGGAAGCGTTTTATCAGCGTTTATGCCGGTGCAAAAACGTGCGTCAGCCGGTGAATATTGTCAGCCACTTCGCCCGTGCCGATGAGCCCGAGTGCGGTGCGACCGAGCGGCAGCTGGATATCTTTAACACCTTCTGCGAAGGCAAGCCGGGGATGCGCTCGATTGCGGCATCCGGCGGTATTCTGCTGTGGCCGCAGTCGCATTTCGACTGGGCGCGACCAGGCATTATTCTCTACGGCGTGTCGCCGCTGGAGAACAAACCCTGGGGGCCGGACTTTGGCTTCCAGCCGGTCATGTCGCTGGTCTCTAACCTGATTGCCGTGCGTGACCATAAAGCGGGCGAGCCGGTCGGCTACGGCGGTACCTGGACCAGCGAGCGTGATACCCGTCTCGGCGTGGTGGCGATGGGCTATGGTGACGGCTATCCGCGCGCCGCGCCGTCGGGTACGCCGGTTCTGGTCAACGGTCGCGAGGTGAAGATTGTTGGCCGCGTGGCGATGGACATGATTTGTGTCGATCTGGGCCCTGAAGCCCAGGATAAGCCCGGCGACGATGTCGTGATGTGGGGCGAAGGTCTGCCCGTCGAACGCATTGCTGAAATTACGAAAGTGAGTGCTTACGAACTTATCACGCGCCTGACGTCAAGGGTGGCGATGAAGTACATCGACTGA
- a CDS encoding quinone oxidoreductase, translating into MATRIEFQKHGGPDVLKAVEFTPAAPGENEVQVENKAIGINYIDTYIRGGLYPPPSMPSGLGTEAAGVVVKVGSAVKHIKEGDRVVYAQSALGAYSSVHNVPADKAALLPNAISFEQAAASFLKGLTVYYLLRKTYEIKPDEQFLFHAAAGGVGLIACQWAKALGAKLIGTVGNAQKAQRALQAGAWQVINYREESIVERLKEITSGKKVRVVYDSVGKDTWEASLDCLQRRGLMVSFGNASGAVTGVNLGILNQKGSLYVTRPSLQGYITNREELEEASNELFSLIASGVIKVDVADAQKFALTDAQRAHEVLESRATQGSSLLIP; encoded by the coding sequence ATGGCAACGCGCATTGAATTCCAGAAACACGGTGGGCCAGACGTACTGAAAGCGGTGGAGTTCACACCTGCCGCGCCTGGCGAAAACGAAGTGCAGGTTGAAAACAAAGCCATCGGCATTAACTACATCGACACCTATATTCGCGGCGGTCTCTACCCGCCTCCGTCAATGCCGAGCGGCCTGGGCACCGAGGCAGCCGGTGTCGTCGTCAAAGTGGGCAGCGCGGTTAAGCATATTAAAGAGGGCGACCGCGTGGTGTACGCGCAGTCTGCGCTGGGCGCTTACAGCTCCGTCCACAACGTTCCGGCGGATAAAGCCGCCCTGCTGCCTAACGCCATTTCCTTTGAGCAGGCGGCGGCCTCGTTCCTGAAAGGTCTGACGGTTTACTATCTGCTGCGCAAAACCTATGAAATTAAGCCCGACGAGCAGTTCCTGTTCCATGCCGCAGCGGGTGGCGTCGGGCTCATCGCCTGTCAGTGGGCAAAAGCACTGGGCGCGAAGCTGATCGGCACGGTCGGAAATGCACAAAAAGCGCAGCGCGCGCTCCAGGCGGGCGCCTGGCAGGTGATTAACTACCGTGAAGAGAGCATTGTTGAGCGGCTGAAGGAGATCACCAGCGGCAAAAAAGTGCGCGTGGTGTATGACTCGGTGGGGAAAGACACGTGGGAAGCGTCGCTGGACTGTCTGCAGCGTCGTGGTCTGATGGTCAGCTTCGGCAATGCGTCAGGCGCGGTAACCGGCGTTAACCTCGGTATTCTGAATCAGAAAGGTTCGCTGTATGTGACTCGCCCTTCCCTGCAAGGATACATCACCAACCGGGAAGAGCTTGAGGAAGCCAGCAACGAGCTGTTCTCGCTGATCGCCAGCGGCGTCATCAAAGTGGATGTAGCAGATGCGCAGAAATTCGCGCTGACCGATGCGCAGCGCGCGCATGAGGTGCTGGAGAGCCGGGCGACGCAGGGATCGAGCCTGTTGATTCCCTGA
- a CDS encoding lysozyme, translated as MQKQPERTGDKGIQLICQFEGLRLERYRDAVGLWTIGYGHLILKEEMEKLTKITTGEAKDLLRKDLKRTEDGVKKLLNSASTQNQFDALVSFAFNLGVGNLKKSTLLKKFNAGDIQGAALQFKSWNKAGGKVLTGLTRRREAEMKLFLS; from the coding sequence ATGCAAAAACAACCAGAACGTACAGGTGACAAGGGCATTCAGCTTATTTGCCAGTTTGAAGGGCTGAGGCTGGAGCGTTATCGCGATGCCGTAGGTTTATGGACCATCGGCTACGGCCATTTGATCCTCAAAGAGGAGATGGAAAAGCTCACCAAAATTACCACCGGTGAAGCCAAAGATCTGCTGCGCAAAGATCTGAAACGCACCGAGGACGGCGTGAAAAAACTGCTGAACAGCGCTTCGACACAGAACCAATTCGACGCGCTGGTTTCGTTCGCCTTCAACCTTGGCGTGGGCAATTTAAAGAAATCCACGCTGCTCAAAAAATTCAACGCAGGTGACATTCAGGGCGCCGCACTGCAGTTCAAAAGCTGGAATAAGGCAGGTGGTAAGGTTTTGACCGGGCTTACCCGACGCCGCGAAGCGGAAATGAAGCTATTTCTTAGTTAA
- the pspG gene encoding envelope stress response protein PspG, with protein MLELLFVIGFFVMLLATGVSLLGILAAIVVATVVMFIGGLFALTIKLLPWLLLAIAVVWVIRAIKAPKVPSYQRNNRFRY; from the coding sequence ATGCTGGAACTACTTTTTGTGATTGGCTTTTTTGTCATGCTGTTAGCGACAGGCGTTTCGCTGCTCGGCATTCTGGCGGCTATCGTGGTGGCGACGGTGGTCATGTTTATTGGCGGACTGTTTGCGCTGACGATCAAACTGTTGCCGTGGCTACTGCTGGCCATTGCGGTCGTGTGGGTGATTCGGGCGATTAAAGCGCCAAAAGTGCCCAGTTATCAGCGCAATAACCGCTTCCGTTACTAA
- a CDS encoding DUF2589 domain-containing protein, translating into MDSQFIGSVINALPLEHMIGGPLQAMIKAQVQASKAYTDFLLSVCIKDGKAVAIEFDYDETVVDEQGVNKGSVTRKMSIPLLAAVTHPIICIEDGTIDFELEVSQSEASSSSTEAEASVEASIGWGVFKAKMTGKVSHKSEQTRSTDTRAKYSIHTQIKRQEPPEALQRVIDYLTNAKTKPVAAQ; encoded by the coding sequence ATGGATTCACAATTTATTGGTTCAGTTATTAACGCCCTGCCGTTGGAGCATATGATCGGCGGTCCGCTGCAGGCGATGATCAAAGCACAGGTCCAGGCGAGCAAGGCCTATACCGACTTCCTGCTCTCCGTCTGTATTAAAGACGGCAAAGCTGTCGCGATCGAGTTTGACTACGACGAAACCGTGGTAGACGAACAGGGGGTCAATAAAGGCAGCGTGACCCGTAAGATGAGCATTCCGCTCCTGGCGGCTGTCACCCACCCCATCATCTGCATCGAGGACGGCACCATCGACTTCGAGCTGGAAGTGAGCCAGAGCGAAGCCAGTTCCAGCAGCACCGAAGCGGAGGCTTCCGTGGAAGCGTCCATCGGCTGGGGCGTTTTCAAAGCGAAAATGACCGGCAAGGTCTCCCATAAATCGGAGCAGACCCGTTCGACCGATACACGCGCGAAATATTCCATTCATACCCAGATTAAACGCCAGGAACCACCTGAAGCTCTGCAGCGCGTGATTGATTACCTGACCAACGCCAAAACCAAGCCTGTCGCCGCGCAATAA
- a CDS encoding DUF2589 domain-containing protein: protein MSFKKWLRGGKDEEPKNRAGKEDEGTPPVQENTPPSPPADIPGVPISLEDITRGMQYAATAANELIAQQYMKALDPFFEPAEDGSLIPRTVQLALDEKHYFDLPLVALSTPRGLMLEKMKVNLTIRTEGMQAPSRQSGENEFGRFHVSLSPSSDNKGGRDSRHVDVEMQFTALEPPESVMRLIDEYTNKVIPRPKAEETP, encoded by the coding sequence ATGTCTTTTAAAAAATGGCTGCGCGGCGGCAAGGATGAAGAGCCGAAAAACAGGGCGGGCAAAGAGGATGAAGGCACGCCACCGGTACAGGAAAACACGCCTCCATCGCCTCCAGCCGATATTCCCGGCGTGCCGATCTCGCTTGAAGATATCACGCGTGGGATGCAGTACGCGGCCACTGCGGCCAATGAACTGATTGCTCAGCAGTATATGAAGGCGCTGGATCCCTTTTTCGAACCCGCAGAAGACGGTTCGTTAATTCCACGCACGGTACAGCTGGCGCTGGATGAAAAGCACTACTTTGACCTGCCCTTAGTCGCGCTTTCGACGCCGCGCGGGCTGATGCTGGAAAAGATGAAGGTCAACCTGACGATCCGCACGGAAGGCATGCAGGCGCCTTCCCGCCAGTCCGGTGAAAACGAATTTGGCCGCTTTCACGTCAGCCTTTCGCCTTCCAGCGATAACAAAGGCGGGCGTGACAGCCGCCACGTCGATGTTGAGATGCAATTTACCGCACTTGAGCCACCGGAAAGCGTCATGCGTTTGATTGACGAATACACCAACAAGGTGATTCCCCGTCCGAAAGCAGAGGAGACTCCGTAA
- a CDS encoding IS1-like element IS1A family transposase (programmed frameshift), translated as MASVSISCPSCSATDGVVRNGKSTAGHQRYLCSHCRKTWQLQFTYTASQPGTHQKIIDMAMNGVGCRATARIMGVGLNTILRHFKKLRPQSVTSRIQPGSDVIVCAEMDEQWGYVGAKSRQRWLFYAYDRLRKTVVAHVFGERTMATLGRLMSLLSPFDVVIWMTDGWPLYESRLKGKLHVISKRYTQRIERHNLNLRQHLARLGRKSLSFSKSVELHDKVIGHYLNIKHYQ; from the exons GTGGCTTCTGTTTCTATCAGCTGTCCCTCCTGTTCAGCTACTGACGGGGTGGTGCGTAACGGTAAAAGTACTGCCGGACATCAGCGCTATCTCTGCTCTCACTGCCGTAAAACATGGCAGTTACAGTTCACATACACCGCCTCTCAACCCGGTACGCACCAGAAAATCATTGATATGGCCATGAATGGCGTTGGATGCCGGGCAACCGCCCGCATTATGGGCGTTGGCCTCAACACGATTTTACGTCACT TTAAAAAACTCAGGCCGCAGTCGGTAACCTCGCGCATACAGCCGGGCAGTGACGTCATCGTCTGCGCGGAAATGGACGAACAGTGGGGCTACGTCGGGGCTAAATCGCGCCAGCGCTGGCTGTTTTACGCGTATGACAGGCTCCGGAAGACGGTTGTTGCGCACGTATTCGGTGAACGCACTATGGCGACGCTGGGGCGTCTTATGAGCCTGCTGTCACCCTTTGACGTGGTGATATGGATGACGGATGGCTGGCCGCTGTATGAATCCCGCCTGAAGGGAAAGCTGCACGTAATCAGCAAGCGATATACGCAGCGAATTGAGCGGCATAACCTGAATCTGAGGCAGCACCTGGCACGGCTGGGACGGAAGTCGCTGTCGTTCTCAAAATCGGTGGAGCTGCATGATAAAGTCATCGGGCATTATCTGAACATAAAACACTATCAATAA
- a CDS encoding ENY2 family protein, whose amino-acid sequence MTILTVYFCGTGSNKFDESHANYWNGELISSLAANNKGKEFAEWVILDGPGSGNLQSDELWVKSGEYSQLRAQLLGSGWNENVQHAINIIKGHVDWQREKLTKENYEQLKKAGVPIQDVEVTGSFWWRKYDYGDRKVTQQALQQQIIKTFRQGQILPTQVNLVGWSRGGISCHMLANTMLADPLLTTIPVNIFAVDPVPGMGNFQADKVTLGSNVKEYVAFYARHERSKGFPCVIPQTDSATKVHIYPMSGRHATLVGNASANGNSGDKVVHEPGTIVRHFAEVCLQRWGVTLDKKLNLDGVQLLELHQAIQRNAPLFAEMQKTVYTISENDGGERYVSLGSTGKRFSSIQGSRFSPESGLASDYLTNQAIYNVLK is encoded by the coding sequence ATGACAATACTAACAGTGTATTTCTGTGGTACTGGATCTAATAAATTTGATGAGTCTCATGCTAATTACTGGAACGGCGAGCTCATCTCTTCTCTGGCAGCCAATAACAAGGGTAAAGAGTTCGCCGAATGGGTCATTCTTGATGGCCCGGGGAGCGGCAATCTACAAAGCGATGAGCTTTGGGTCAAAAGCGGAGAATATTCTCAGCTTCGCGCCCAGCTTCTGGGCAGCGGCTGGAATGAGAATGTTCAGCATGCGATCAATATTATCAAAGGCCACGTTGACTGGCAGCGTGAAAAGCTCACAAAAGAAAACTATGAGCAGCTTAAAAAGGCGGGCGTGCCGATTCAGGACGTTGAGGTTACCGGTTCCTTTTGGTGGCGCAAATATGACTATGGCGATCGTAAAGTGACCCAGCAGGCGCTGCAGCAGCAAATCATCAAAACCTTCCGCCAGGGTCAGATCCTACCCACTCAGGTGAACCTTGTTGGGTGGAGCCGGGGCGGAATTAGCTGCCATATGCTTGCCAATACAATGCTTGCCGATCCCCTTTTAACGACGATTCCGGTGAATATTTTTGCGGTCGATCCGGTTCCGGGTATGGGTAATTTCCAGGCGGACAAAGTCACTTTGGGCAGCAACGTTAAGGAGTATGTGGCTTTCTATGCCAGACATGAGCGATCAAAAGGTTTCCCGTGCGTCATTCCACAGACCGATAGCGCGACAAAAGTACATATTTATCCCATGTCTGGTCGCCACGCTACGCTGGTGGGGAATGCTTCGGCCAATGGGAATAGCGGGGATAAAGTGGTCCATGAGCCCGGCACGATCGTGCGTCATTTTGCAGAAGTTTGCCTGCAAAGATGGGGCGTCACGCTGGATAAAAAGCTCAATCTGGATGGAGTGCAGCTGCTGGAATTGCACCAGGCCATTCAGCGCAACGCTCCGCTATTCGCCGAGATGCAAAAAACGGTGTACACCATTTCGGAAAACGATGGAGGGGAGCGCTATGTCTCGCTGGGCAGCACAGGAAAACGGTTCTCGTCCATCCAGGGTTCGCGCTTCAGTCCGGAGTCAGGGCTCGCGTCGGATTATTTGACTAATCAGGCGATCTATAACGTGTTGAAATAA
- the dnaB gene encoding replicative DNA helicase has product MAGNKPFNKQTEPRERDFQVAGLKVPPHSIEAEQSVLGGLMLDNERWDDVAERVVAEDFYTRPHRHIFTEMARLQESGSPIDLITLAESLERLGQLNSCGGFAYLAELSKNTPSAANISAYADIVRERAVVREMISVANEIAEAGFDPQGRTSEDLLDLAESRVFKIAESRANKDEGPKNIADVLDATVARIEQLFQQPHDGVTGVNTGYDDLNKKTAGLQPSDLIIVAARPSMGKTTFAMNLVENAAMLQDKPVLIFSLEMPSEQIMMRSLASLSRVDQTRIRTGQLDDEDWARISGTMGILLEKRNIYIDDSSGLTPTEVRSRARRIAREHGGIGLIMIDYLQLMRVPSLSDNRTLEIAEISRSLKALAKELHVPVVALSQLNRSLEQRADKRPVNSDLRESGSIEQDADLIMFIYRDEVYHENSDLKGIAEIIIGKQRNGPIGTVRLTFNGQWSRFDNYAGPQYDDE; this is encoded by the coding sequence ATGGCAGGAAACAAACCCTTCAACAAACAGACTGAACCTCGCGAGCGTGATTTCCAGGTCGCAGGATTAAAGGTCCCGCCGCACTCGATTGAAGCGGAACAGTCGGTGTTGGGCGGTTTAATGCTGGATAACGAGCGCTGGGACGACGTCGCCGAACGCGTCGTGGCGGAAGATTTCTACACCCGTCCGCACCGCCATATCTTTACCGAAATGGCGCGTCTGCAGGAGTCGGGCAGCCCGATCGACCTGATCACGCTCGCGGAATCGCTGGAGCGTCTTGGTCAGCTCAACAGCTGCGGCGGGTTTGCCTATCTGGCGGAACTGTCAAAAAACACGCCTAGTGCGGCGAACATCAGCGCTTATGCCGATATCGTGCGCGAACGTGCCGTCGTTCGCGAGATGATCTCGGTGGCGAACGAGATCGCCGAGGCCGGTTTTGATCCGCAGGGGCGCACCAGCGAAGACCTGCTGGACCTGGCTGAATCCCGCGTCTTTAAAATCGCCGAAAGCCGCGCCAATAAAGACGAAGGCCCAAAAAACATCGCCGATGTCCTCGACGCCACCGTTGCCCGTATCGAACAGCTGTTCCAGCAGCCGCACGACGGTGTGACCGGGGTAAACACCGGCTATGACGATTTGAACAAGAAAACCGCCGGTCTGCAGCCGTCGGATTTGATTATCGTCGCCGCGCGTCCGTCGATGGGTAAAACTACCTTTGCGATGAACCTCGTCGAAAACGCGGCGATGTTGCAGGATAAGCCGGTGCTGATCTTCAGCCTTGAGATGCCCTCCGAGCAGATTATGATGCGTTCTCTGGCGTCGCTGTCGCGCGTGGATCAGACCCGCATTCGTACCGGCCAGCTCGATGATGAAGACTGGGCGCGCATCTCCGGCACCATGGGCATTCTGCTGGAAAAACGTAACATCTATATCGATGACTCCTCCGGCCTGACGCCGACGGAAGTGCGTTCCCGCGCGCGCCGTATCGCCCGTGAACACGGTGGCATCGGCCTCATCATGATCGACTACCTTCAGCTGATGCGCGTCCCGTCGCTTTCCGACAACCGTACGCTTGAAATTGCGGAGATTTCCCGCTCGCTCAAGGCATTAGCCAAAGAGCTGCACGTACCGGTAGTCGCGCTGTCGCAGCTGAACCGCTCTCTGGAACAACGTGCCGACAAGCGCCCGGTCAACTCTGACCTGCGTGAGTCCGGCTCCATCGAGCAGGATGCCGACTTAATCATGTTTATCTACCGTGATGAGGTTTATCACGAGAACAGCGACCTGAAAGGGATCGCCGAAATTATTATTGGTAAACAACGTAACGGCCCAATCGGGACGGTGCGTCTGACCTTTAACGGACAGTGGTCGCGTTTCGACAACTATGCCGGTCCTCAATATGATGATGAGTAA